GAGTTTCATTTTTGTTATACAGGAACTGGTGGTGGCATGAACCTCAGGGATGGGTTGGATGCATCTGGAAGGAAGCCCAAGGTGAGTGTGTAGTGCTTTCATTTGCTTGCAAGTTTATGTTGGCTTGTTTTATttactcttttatatatatatatatattttttttccaacttaacGTTTTATCTGCTCTTTTTGAATATCAAGTTTGGTTATTGTTTCCGAATAAAAGAGACAAAAATAGCTGAAAtatccttctttttttgaaaagacaGAAATTCATATTACTGAGacatatttatttgtataaCTCCGTGTCTGTTCTTTTAACTAAACACGATTTTCATCTCTAATATTTGTTTCTTACGTTCTATAATATTAACCAAACGTAACATGTAATAGCAGCCTAAGAAATCATATAACATATATGAATGTGTTGATATCTTCACTGTGCTACTAAATAATGTAAAATTTTGCATAACACAAGGGAATATATCTAGGAATGAAAAGCATTGGAGAAGGATATCCGGATCAGCTTGCTTGTATTCTGACTAATCTTACAGACcctaaaattaacgaccataaAAAGCTTCAATGACCTCGAGGTTTGTGAGACTTGAACTAGTAACATCGAGAAAGTAAATTCAGGACTTGACTAGTTAAGCTACACCCTACAGGGTTATTCATGGAGGATATATGCCATTACCGAATCACTTGGACTGATGAAATGATGTTTTGAAAATCTCTGTAGGCATCCTCTGCATTTGcgcattttattgtttttacttaAAGCTTACAAGCGATTAACATCATAATCTTTAAATTTGGTCCTGCAGGGAAAGGGTGTGTACCAATATGTCGACAAATATGGTGCTAATGTGGATGGCTACAGCCCTATCTACAACACCGATGAATGGTCCCCAAGTGGCGATGTCTATGCTGGGGGTAAGTTACTCTACGCATTTTCAGAACTATATATCCATGctgcaagaaaaaagaacatcaaTTTCTGTATTACATATTGATTTCCCTGTCTCTGAGTTCAATGTAATTGTTAATGAAATGACTAATGTAATAATGTTTGCAGGTAAGACTGGCTTGCTAATCTGGGCCATTACCCTAGCTGGCATTCTTGCTGGAGGTGCACTTCTTGTTTACAGCACAAGTGCTTTGGCACAGTAGACTTCTGCTTTTCTAATTTATAGCAGTGTATCGTATAGCCTGTCCCATTCACTGTCCAGAAACAAAAAATTCTTCCCCTTTGTGAATCCCCAAGTGTAATTTTGTTCTCCCTTGGATTTGAATTTCAATGGAGTACAACTAGTAGTAAATTCTCATGTGAATttcccttattattattattattattattattattattattatttcctgCTGTTGTTTGCTCCTTTGAGATCATATTGGTTCATTCTTTGATCACACCCCACCAATCCCTAGGCTCCAATTTAGGACCTCTTGTATTGAAATGCATAGCAGTGATGATGtggcagctgctgctgctgtcgtGATGGTGGCTGTGATGGTGGCAGTGATGATGCCTTGGTTTAGCTGACAGGTCCTGCTATAATATTCGAAGAGTATATTCTCATTCTGGGATACTAAACCATACAATATATTCTTAAACACAGTAAAACATGGAAGATTGTAGATAATCTCTGAATATTGATCCATTCTAAGCCACTGGCCCTACTCCAGCAGTCCTGTAATCAGGTGGGGCAGAGGATTTGAACTCCTAGACCACCTAGTTTGCAGCACCTGGCCATCTAGATAATGTTAGCAATATCATATCCAGATTTCATCCACATAAGCAATGCCAGGTGGGAACATACACGATAATGATCATGCTATCACTTTCAATATCTAGGAAGTAAGTAATTTATTGGAAACAGAGCAGCAAGTTGGAGAGCACAAGAAGCAGgcagagaggagattaagcaaaGTAAAACACTAGAAATTAATCATGGCAACCAGCTCGGTTATGGCTTCATCAGTCTGCCTGAAACCAGCTCCTTTTACAGTCAAGAAACCTTCTTCAGTGAGAGGGCTCCCGCCTCTTGCAAGGAGATCATCTTTCAAAGTTGAGGCTAGTCGTTCGAGGAAGACCAAGACTGATCAGCCTTATGGTCTTTTGCCTTTGATAAATATTTGTccatagaaatatatatatataatttttctagatTCACCGacaattttcttcatttttgtgcatttatgGAAAAAAGAGATATAGCTAATATAGATAATATAGATCGATTaaacatgtttatatattttatatttaaaaagataagagATTCAATtccaaaactattaaaaaaatttaattttatgttttttatttttattttcttaaccaaatatgtttctgttgtaattattttttttttttatctcgatAGATCATCAAAACGCGCgctaaatattttcttcaaatttattcaACGAAAAGGCATACACCACAGATAAAAATAGgatctttattaatttatagaatggaatacattattattttcaatataaattctttcataaaatcagtctcttaagaaatattaatgtattattttGTTGAGTTGATGAGTTTTGGATTAATTTGTTATACAGGAATCAATGGTGGCATGGACTTGAGGGAAGGGGTTGATGCCTCTGGGAGGAAGGGCAAGGTAATTCAATGTTCTTTATTTCAAGTTAAAATGCTTGAAATAAACGTTAATACATGATAATTGATATTGATAGGGTAAGTTAATTTGGCCTcctgttattgttttcttttttagaaattgttttgtaaataatttcaatattcttaaaagttaaaatagatACATGGAATTTTCATGAATAATGATGGAATCTACTTTATGGATAATTTGGTAAGCTTAAGTAATACAAATTTTAGGGTTGATTCAGGGAAAGGGAGTGTACCAATTTGTCGACAAATATGGTGCTAATGTTGATGGATACAGGTAGGCTATCAATTTCTGATCAATtccctgattatttttttttaattttttttctgatgataaattatttgaaaatgggCATAAATTATATGACCTGAGTTTCCTAATTTCTTCTGTGATGTTGTTGTACAGTCCTATTTACAACACTAATGATTGGTCTCCAAGTGGTGATGTTTATGTTGGGGGTAAGCAACTCAAAttactgcatttttttttattttttacaatttcttgATGCAAAAAGAACATTTCTTTGAGGAGAATTATCTCATATAATTCCCTGTTTAAGAGCTCAgtttatttgattgaataatgTAATACTTGCAGGTACTACTGGCTTGCTAATCTGGGCTGTCACCCTAGCTGGCCTTCTTGCAGGAGGAGCCCTTCTTGTTTACAGTACAAGTGCTTTGGCACAGTAGAGTTCTGCTGCTCTGATTTGCCTATCCCAAGTTCCTAAGAACTGTTtccaccagcagcagcagcagcagcagcaataataataataataataataataataataatatagcaatgataataataataataataatgtgctGCTACAATTTATGCAATCAGTTACCTCTTCAATTGACCAgtactgatatttttttttcaaattaatttttttatttttaaatttttttaatatattaatatttaaaaatttttaaaaaataataataaaatattattttaatataaaaaacaatttaaaaaataacagcaatGCATCATCAAATACTACCTTAATCAAAAACATCTTGCAATGTGTTCCTCTAATTTTCATTT
This genomic interval from Populus alba chromosome 1, ASM523922v2, whole genome shotgun sequence contains the following:
- the LOC118040117 gene encoding photosystem II 10 kDa polypeptide, chloroplastic isoform X2 yields the protein MATSSVMASSVCLKPAPFTVKKPSSVRGLPPLARRSSFKVEASRSRKTKTDQPYGINGGMDLREGVDASGRKGKGKGVYQFVDKYGANVDGYSPIYNTNDWSPSGDVYVGGTTGLLIWAVTLAGLLAGGALLVYSTSALAQ
- the LOC118040118 gene encoding photosystem II 10 kDa polypeptide, chloroplastic, coding for MAASVMASLSLKPSPFTVEKSPVRGLPTLSRRSFKIEASGVKKIKTDTPYGTGGGMNLRDGLDASGRKPKGKGVYQYVDKYGANVDGYSPIYNTDEWSPSGDVYAGGKTGLLIWAITLAGILAGGALLVYSTSALAQ
- the LOC118040117 gene encoding photosystem II 10 kDa polypeptide, chloroplastic isoform X1 — protein: MATSSVMASSVCLKPAPFTVKKPSSVRGLPPLARRSSFKVEASRSRKTKTDQPYGINGGMDLREGVDASGRKGKILGLIQGKGVYQFVDKYGANVDGYSPIYNTNDWSPSGDVYVGGTTGLLIWAVTLAGLLAGGALLVYSTSALAQ